One window of Penaeus chinensis breed Huanghai No. 1 chromosome 3, ASM1920278v2, whole genome shotgun sequence genomic DNA carries:
- the LOC125038782 gene encoding bromodomain and WD repeat-containing protein 3-like isoform X1 — MDVIPSTSRCNSAVNKQFSAVEIELYLLIKKYLSSGPCKKAYEVLRAEIEENQLLPKRYDWQGNEHRKSLDEVDRQLGHLSNDHLLRVVSRLGPAINQLVKLPYPSAATLLGAGTQSLLRTENDLYKSYKTLSDVVVRHRGYPPLEPVRYQGPPCLTQTIFGRELQGTINQKHVVTNKFFSRIQLYFRSVGHLSAVYCMLFDRTGKYIITGADDTLVKIWSTFDGRLMATLRGASAEISDLAIDGENTLIAAGSCDKIIRVWSLQTLAPVAVLSSHTGMITALQFCPAPDSEGVLVSTGGDGCVAFWTYTRRSGEIKFDSKPLKVNERVRPGNAQLICASFSAGGHFLAVGGADHFVRVYHLGGEDGVEKLIETERHQDRVDSIQWCHKGLMFVSGSRDGTALVWRYETQQWKNLVLNMTDRLPGDSPPSEEIRRLQVTMVGWNRSDEYVITASNDKWLRVWDSSQGKLKYILRGHEDNSYVIEAHPLENNIILTAAHDGQLMIWDISTGTLVRSFKNTIEGQGYGALFDAKWSPDGYTIATTDSHGHLILFGIGHNEKFKKIPKELFFHTDYRPLVRDANNHVLDEQTQMAPHLMPPPFLVNMDGDPYPPEYQRLVPGRENCRHDQLIPNVLLNANGDQEVLDAALQDYEHPPAVAPAPEVVGGQRPNIDEMIQRLAHEQDQRIAHNRRPSDASIDQPGPSNVRERRESSSARGERRSSSGGPPTDHSYAVASLHDPLSPRASRAGTRRVGELEGVRQSTGNWQRDPNMKWNRRIIIRQQQHSNIKQNLTKRRILGEYELQFYEEESRKKPEPVKSPEQQQHEAERKTRKKQKKQTHSYSTRSVRESGRGTYEGQEFEDAENPPGSSSPGTSSGTEIENEELQESSSSDDQSTDYSDWTADAGFSLEPPKRTAHKQKKSIRKGRRKGRLTSDEDDDKENKEDDDEEDDDYDDDVDKGKSASTPRVQRKLRGPRPNLSELNGAADEIPEEYRPPEWLTETFPKKAPYFPQMGDELIYFMQGHMLYVEAVMNRKLYTIDKRSLPWMRTTNKLRDQEFVKIIGIKYEIKPPRLCCLKLGIMDLGRGKLTSDSFTIKYHDMPDVLDFLILKATYNYAMSRHWKKGDRFRCIIDDAWWLGTVESHEPHLSEFPDSMFMCYRVLWDNGEEERLSPWDMEPIDENMEVMERGGSVAVKPKELEELLYRPQSEEWVGRNPDQECDRISHGLSLIMTLAIAEPFLVPVDLNAYPMYALTIDYPMDLTTIKSRLDNRFYRRINAVQFDVRYLATNTEKFNQKGSNIVRQARIVTELCLKLIKDDTCIDPTPLYHELQANYHSPDHSDEDPTGESRGGGLRGEGKGGHSKGLRGRGQPAAVKKSWQQMCRDLLRSIFEKEDSIPFRFPVDLERYPDYSQVIDIPMDLTTVREELSASGYSTPHDFAKDVRLIFTNSKNYNTNKRSRIYSMTLRLEAYFEDQLKPILANYKSKGKRGPYKPTRGPKGKFISASQKILSGQTCAAQAGHSSSKGSSGLSSGGRGGLQKRAPPSRLGSPASSRSGTSGRMSGPRTKHGASASAGERRSPVTSTAFGRPVVPPHRAEYSLSTTFEDEENHIEEEEEEEDIMDTSLYSNADGARRSRRVARKKLMNSNDEDDSGEEYNPRNRKKKSSAKAKKKGVATRNRGRVTVQYKEESEDEYVSFKNKNSGGNTKKKNVVESESNDNSSGCDIPGPSTKRTNGQIFGMKSRLESSSDDESEEEFGSKGKSNGVNGVDNRKQARQGGVGKVIQPKSSEDSEDSSGSSSLSDDEGNDYNKDQSKGKLGYVKRRQSTSDSSSSSVGKAHPKGKSKGQIPPTSKGKQVNIKRYNKEESEVEFDDEDLESSTEESAEDDLNNRRGRKRGVASSVRRARKIILDGDDEDDRDFIVDKDFIDDADMSEEESSSQSESDEGSEDRVKHVKKKKKEKKKAKSSKKKVPAKKNAKKTQPKKSNTKKKNNTKAKSKKAQTPSKRPQPKNVQELITVNRPGQSPIPYQPLSYGSQIVTVVDQIEHRGRVFGRVITSTCGENDHGDDEEAEEEEEESESEDSNSEESSEGYPAPTYTKGKGKPLTNPTNAKRSHESDSDYECAKSKKSKKRPRYSEEEENEEVDVSSRGRVRKANTLMRDFI; from the exons GACCGTCAGCTTGGACATCTTAGTAATGACCACCTTCTACGTGTGGTCTCCCGTCTTGGGCCTGCAATCAATCAGCTAGTCAAGCTTCCATACCCTTCAGCTGCTACGCTATTAGGGGCTGGCACCCAGTCGCTGCTGCGCACAGAAAATG ACTTGTATAAGAGTTACAAGACCCTGTCAGATGTGGTAGTTCGTCACCGTGGTTATCCCCCTCTTGAGCCCGTGCGGTATCAAGGGCCTCCCTGCCTCACACAGACGATCTTTGGAAGAGAACTTCAGGGTACCATCAACCAAAAACATGTGGTCACAAACAAGTTCTTCAGCCGCATTCAGCTGTACTTCCGCTCAGTCGGGCACCTTTCTGCGGTGTACTGTATGCTCTTTGACCGCACGGGAAA ATATATCATTACCGGTGCTGATGACACGTTGGTCAAAATCTGGAGCACCTTTGATGGACGTCTCATGGCCACCTTGAGAGGGGCATCAGCTGAAATTTCTGATCTTGCCATCGATGGGGAAAATACCTTAATTGCTGCTGGATCCTGTGACAAGATCATCAGAGTATGGAGTCTCCAAACCCTGGCAcct GTTGCGGTCCTATCCAGCCACACAGGCATGATAACTGCACTTCAGTTTTGTCCAGCACCAGACAGTGAAGGAGTCTTGGTATCAACAGGTGGTGATGGTTGCGTAGCCTTTTGGACTTACACTCGCAGATCAGGAGAAATAAAGTTCGA tTCCAAACCACTCAAAgtaaatgaaagagtgagaccaGGAAATGCACAGCTGATTTGTGCTTCATTTAGTGCGGGAGGACATTTCCTAGCTGTGGGAGGAGCTGACCACTTTGTCAG AGTATATCATCTTGGTGGAGAAGATGGAGTAGAGAAGCTCATTGAGACAGAGCGGCATCAGGACCGTGTTGATAGTATCCAGTGGTGCCACAAGGGGTTGATGTTTGTGTCAGGCAGTCGTGATGGCACAGCACTTGTATGGCGCTATGAAACACAACAGTGGAAGAACCTCGTTTTGAATATGACTGATAGACTTCCTGG GGACAGTCCTCCTTCAGAAGAAATACGTCGGCTCCAGGTAACAATGGTAGGATGGAACAGGAGCGACGAATATGTCATCACCGCTAGCAATGACAAGTGGTTGCGTGTGTGGGATAGTAGCCAAGGCAAGCTAAAATATATCCTCAGGGGCCATGAGGATAACTCTTATGTGATTGAGGCACATCCCCTTGAAAATAATATTATCCTGACTGCAGCTCATGATG GTCAATTGATGATCTGGGATATCAGCACAGGAACCCTAGTGAGAAGCTTTAAAAATACCATTGAAGGCCAAGGTTATGGTGCACTGTTTGATGCCAAATGGTCACCTGATGGTTATACTATAGCAACAACAGATTCTCATGGACATCTCATTCTCTTTGGTATTGGACACAATGAGAAATTCAAGAAG aTACCAAAAGAGCTCTTCTTTCATACGGACTATCGGCCTCTTGTGCGTGACGCCAACAACCATGTGCTGGACGAGCAGACTCAGATGGCACCACACCTCATGCCTCCCCCATTCTTGGTCAACATGGATGGTGATCCATACCCTCCTGAATACCAAAGGCTTGTGCCTGGCCGAGAAAACTGCAGACATGACCAGCTTATTCCAAATGTTTTATTGAATGCAAATG GTGATCAAGAGGTGCTAGATGCAGCACTACAAGACTATGAGCATCCTCCTGCAGTTGCTCCAGCTCCTGAGGTTGTTGGTGGCCAGAGACCAAACATTGATGAAATGATACAACGGCTTGCACATGAACAGGACCAGAGAATAGCCCATAATCGAAGACCGTCTGACGCATCTATTGACCAGCCAGGCCCAAGCAAtgtacgagagagaagagaaagtagtaGTGCACGGGGGGAACGGAGATCCAGTTCAGGAGGTCCCCCAACAGATCACTCTTATGCTGTTGCTTCTCTCCATGACCCACTCTCACCCAGAGCAA GTCGCGCAGGAACCCGGCGAGTGGGTGAGTTGGAAGGTGTGCGTCAGTCAACGGGAAACTGGCAGCGTGATCCTAACATGAAGTGGAATCGTCGCATTATCATACGCCAGCAACAGCACTCAAACATCAAACAAAACCTCACTAAGAGAAGGATTCTTGGAGAGTATGAGTTACAATTTTATGAAGAAGAGAGTCGCAAGAAACCTGAACCAGTGAAGTCCCCAGAGCAGCAACAACacgaggcagagaggaagacaaggaaaaaacagaaaaagcaaACTCATTCCTACTCAACACGCTCAGTCAGGGAATCCGGAAGAGGGACCTACGAAGGCCAGGAGTTTGAG GATGCAGAGAATCCACCAGGATCCAGCAGTCCCGGCACCTCTTCTGggacagaaatagagaatgagGAGCTCCAAGAGTCCTCCAGCTCAGATGATCAGTCCACAGATTACTCTGACTGGACAGCTGATGCAGGTTTCAGCCTTGAACCCCCCAAGAGAACAGCTCATAAACAGAAGAAATccataaggaaggggaggagaaaaggaaggttaacaagtgatgaagatgatgacaaggaaaacaaagaagacgatgatgaagaggatgacgattatgatgatgatgtggataaaGGAAAATCTGCTTCAACTCCTCGTGTACAGAGAAAG CTGAGAGGACCACGGCCTAACTTGTCGGAGCTGAATGGAGCAGCTGATGAGATTCCAGAAGAGTACCGTCCACCTGAGTGGTTGACGGAAACCTTCCCCAAGAAGGCGCCATACTTCCCACAAATGGGAGATGAACTCATATATTTTATGCAGGGCCACATGCTGTATGTAGAAGCTGTCATGAATAGAAAGCTCTACACCATTGACAAAAGGAGTCTCCCATGGATGAGAACTACAAATAAATTGAGG GATCAAGAGTTTGTAAAAATTATAGGCATCAAGTATGAGATTAAGCCACCCAGACTCTGTTGCCTCAAGCTTGGAATTATGGACCTTGGTCGAGGAAAACTCACTTCAGATTCATTCACCATTAAATACCATGACATGCCAGATGTACTTGATTTTCTTATATTAAAGGCCACATACAATTATGCCATGAGTAGACACTGGAAGAAAG GTGACAGGTTCAGATGCATAATTGATGATGCATGGTGGTTAGGCACCGTGGAAAGCCATGAGCCTCACCTATCTGAGTTCCCCGACTCCATGTTCATGTGCTACAGAGTTTTGTGGgataatggagaagaggagagattgagtCCTTGGGATATGGAACCCATTGATGAAAACA TGGAAGTAATGGAAAGAGGTGGTAGCGTTGCAGTGAAGCCCAAAGAGCTTGAGGAACTGCTCTACCGACCTCAGTCTGAGGAGTGGGTAGGGCGTAACCCTGATCAGGAATGTGATCGCATCAGTCATGGCCTTTCCCTCATCATGACGCTGGCCATTGCTGAGCCCTTCCTCGTCCCTGTTGATCTCAACGCATATCCAATGTATGCCTTAACCATAGACTACCCTATGGATCTTACTACCATCAAG AGTAGACTAGACAACCGCTTTTATCGGCGTATCAATGCAGTCCAGTTTGATGTGCGGTACCTGGCCACCAACACAGAAAAATTCAACCAGAAAGGAAGCAATATTGTTAGACAAGCCAGGATTGTCACTGAACTGTGCTTGAAACTGATCAA AGATGACACATGTATCGACCCCACACCCCTATACCACGAACTGCAAGCCAACTACCACTCTCCAGATCATAGCGATGAGGATCCAACTGGAGAAAGTAGAGGTGGGGGATTGCGGGGTGAGGGCAAGGGGGGTCACAGCAAAGGTCTCCGTGGTCGAGGACAACCTGCAGCTGTAAAGAAGTCATGGCAACAAATGTGTCGAGATCTCCTCAGAAGTATATTTGAAAAAGAAGACTCTATACCATTCAG ATTTCCAGTGGACTTGGAGCGTTACCCTGACTACAGTCAGGTGATTGATATACCCATGGACCTCACCACAGTTAGAGAAGAGTTGTCAGCCTCAGGCTACTCCACACCTCATGACTTTGCCAAGGATGTTCGACTCATCTTTACAAACTCCAAAAATTACAACACCAACAAGAGGTCCAGG atTTACTCCATGACTCTACGGTTGGAAGCATATTTTGAGGACCAGTTAAAGCCAATATTAGCAAACTACAAATCAAAAGGTAAGCGTGGTCCATATAAACCTACTCGAGGCCCGAAAGGAAAATTTATATCAGCCTCTCAGAAAATTCTGAGTGGACAAACATGCGCAGCTCAGGCTGGGCACAGCTCCAGCAAGGGGTCTAGTGGTCTCTCCTCAGGGGGGCGTGGAGGTCTGCAGAAGAGGGCGCCACCATCTCGCCTGGGCTCACCTGCATCATCACGCAGTGGAACCTCTGGCAGGATGAGCGGTCCTCGCACAAAAC ATGGTGCTTCTGCCTCAGCTGGGGAAAGGAGAAGTCCTGTCACATCAACAGCCTTTGGCAGGCCTGTTGTTCCTCCCCATCGTGCTGAATATTCGCTTTCAACCACTTTTGAAGATGAAGAAAACCAtattgaagaggaggaagaggaggaagacatcaTGGACACCAGTCTTTACTCCAATGCTGATGGGGCAAGGAGGTCTCGTAGAGTTGCAAGAAAGAAACTCATGAACagcaatgatgaagatgactcaGGCGAGGAGTACAATCCtcggaacagaaagaaaaaatcatcAGCAAAGGCCAAGAAGAAAGGTGTGGCAACAAGAAATCGGGGCAGAGTTACCGTCCAGTacaaagaagagagtgaggatgaaTATGTAagtttcaaaaacaaaaatagtggtggtaacaccaaaaagaaaaatgttgtgGAAAGtgaaagtaatgacaatagtagtggtTGTGATATTCCTGGCCCAAGTACAAAAAGAACTAATGGCCAAATATTTGGCATGAAAAGTAGGCTTGAAAGCTCTAGTGATGATGAGTCAGAGGAAGAATTTGGCAGCAAAGGCAAGTCAAATGGAGTGAATGGTGTGGACAATAGAAAACAGGCCAGACAGGGAGGGGTTGGAAAAGTGATTCAGCCAAAGAGCAGTGAAGATAGTGAAGATAGCAGTGGTTCCTCTAGTCTATcggatgatgaaggtaatgattacaataaagatcagTCCAAAGGAAAGCTTGGGTATGTTAAGAGAAGACAATCTACAAGTGATAGTAGTTCTAGTAGTGTAGGTAAGGCCCATCCCAAAGGTAAGAGTAAAGGTCAGATACCACCCACTTCAAAAGGAAAACAAGTGAACATCAAACGATATaataaagaggagagtgaggttgAATTTGATGATGAAGACCTAGAATCAAGTACAGAGGAGAGTGCAGAGGATGACCTAAACAATCGTCGAGGCAGGAAGAGGGGTGTAGCATCCAGTGTAAGAAGGGCAAGAAAGATCAtccttgatggtgatgatgaagatgacagagATTTCATTGTTGATAAAGATTTTATTGATGATGCAGACATGTCAGAAGAAGAGTCAAGTTCTCAGTCGGAAAGTGATGAAGGCAGTGAAGATCGTGTCAAgcatgtgaagaagaagaaaaaggagaaaaagaaggccaAATCTTCTAAGAAGAAAGTGCCTGCCAAAAAGAACGCAAAGAAGACCCAACCAAAGAAaagtaatacaaagaaaaaaaacaatacaaaggcTAAGAGCAAGAAGGCTCAGACACCCAGCAAGCGGCCACAACCGAAGAATGTGCAAGAACTCATCACAGTCAATAGACCTGGCCAGTCACCCATTCCTTATCAACCCCTCAGCTATGGAAGTCAAATTGTTACTGTAGTTGATCAGATTGAACATAGAGGACGTGTTTTTGGGAGGGTCATAACATCTACATGTGGTGaaaatgatcatggtgatgatgaggaggcagaggaagaggaggaggaaagtgagagtgaagatTCTAACTCAGAAGAAAGTAGTGAAGGTTACCCAGCACCTACATATACAAAAGGCAAAGGGAAACCACTGACAAATCCAACAAATGCAAAACGCTCGCATGAAAGTGACTCTGACTATGAGTGTGCTAAGAGCAAAAAGTCCAAAAAAAGACCGAGGTacagtgaagaagaggaaaatgaagaggttgACGTCAGTAGCCGTGGTAGAGTTAGAAAGGCAAATACCCTCATGAGAGACTTCATATAG